In a genomic window of Phyllostomus discolor isolate MPI-MPIP mPhyDis1 chromosome 5, mPhyDis1.pri.v3, whole genome shotgun sequence:
- the LOC114497143 gene encoding LOW QUALITY PROTEIN: uncharacterized protein LOC114497143 (The sequence of the model RefSeq protein was modified relative to this genomic sequence to represent the inferred CDS: substituted 1 base at 1 genomic stop codon) yields MAFVTQSAPDICKKLQKLEGFASMNISQLIEMANKVYNNREEAAETTALEKQKRKAALLTAALAAPAKGLQKKGQKGYFKVDKDQCAYCKERGHWKRDCPNQKQKEDPVFPSAPGILSLADVGRDSRLWLLGAECLRHVWKSPPLRSFLFLPHHISKEAWLGISGVINKYLSEGILVPCQSQWNTLLLSVKKPDGSGYRPVQDLRAVNEVTLTLHPMVPNPYTLLSQLPLTASHFICLDLKDASFYIPVAPVSQPIFAFEWEDPYTGTKTQLTWTRLPQGFKNSPTIFSEALAQDLKPFSEQHSGLILLQYVDDLLLARPGSYKCQEGMRALLQLLASKGYRVSKRKAKICQKEVXYLGFRISQGQRTLGTERSAVINQQSSPTTRRQLQGFLGAAGFYRIWIPGYTEIAKPLYQALKGAETAPFDRGMEQQGAFEKIKELLVSAPVLGLPDPDKPFSLYAHEKEKVALGVLTQEVGPWERPVAYFSKQVDNMAAGWPPCLQAIAAAVSLLQEADKLTLGQEICLYMPHTVHSLLEGQGHRWLSNPQLTQYQGMLQENPQVRLKAVCKINPATFLPAETGEPDHDCEEIMDQIYASWLDLRDQPLAQGDLNLYTDGGSTITEKGEQIARYAVTTKDQILEVEPLPSGWLAQRTELYALIRALELSKGKRVNIYTDSKYAFATLHIHRAIYRERGLLTVKGKEIKNKTEILPLLEAVWSPAQIAVMHCQGHTKGNAEKAIGNQLLDQAAKAASKRQDSPKAIVGPLISSPLNTQDYQSAEEQWTRQTRASRTSEGLWWLSEG; encoded by the exons ATGGCTTTCGTGACTCAGTCGGCACCTGATATCTGCAAAAAGCTGCAGAAATTAGAGGGTTTTGCCAGCATGAACATCAGCCAGTTAATAGAAATGGCAAACAAAGTTTATAATAATAGAGAAGAGGCAGCTGAGACCACAgccttagaaaaacagaaaagaaaagcagcactGTTGACAGCTGCCCTGGCAGCCCCAGCGAAGGGCCTGcagaagaaagggcagaaaggCTATTTTAAAGTAGACAAAGACCAGTGTGCCTACTGTAAGGAAAGAGGCCACTGGAAACGGGACTGTCCAAACCAAAAGCAGAAGGAGGATCCAGTGTTTCCCTCAGCCCCTGGGATCCTCAGTCTGGCGG ATGTAGGGCGCGACTCTCGGTTGTGGCTCTTAGGAGCTGAGTGCCTCCGGCACGTTTGGAAGAGTCCGCCCCTGCGCAG ttttcttttcctgccacaccaTATATCTAAAGAGGCCTGGCTAGGTATATCAGGGGTAATAAATAAGTACCTGTCTGAAGGAATACTGGTTCCCTGTCAATCACAATGGAACACGCTGCTCCTCTCCGTGAAAAAGCCAGATGGGTCTGGGTACCGCCCAGTACAAGACCTCAGGGCTGTTAATGAGGTCACCCTGACTCTGCATCCAATGGTGCCTAACCCCTACACACTACTGAGCCAACTTCCCCTGACTGCCTCGCATTTTATCTGCCTAGACTTAAAGGATGCTTCCTTTTACATACCTGTGGCCCCCGTAAGTCAACCAATATTTGCATTTGAATGGGAAGACCCCTACACTGGCACCAAGACCCAATTGACCTGGACCCGGCTGCCTCAGGGATTCAAGAACTCCCCCACTATATTCAGTGAAGCATTAGCCCAGGACCTGAAACCATTCTCAGAGCAGCATTCTGGCCTTATTTTGCTCCAGTATGTGGACGATTTGCTGTTGGCAAGGCCAGGGAGTTACAAGTGTCAGGAAGGGATGCGGgccctgctccagctcctggcaTCCAAAGGCTACCGGGTGTCCAAAAGGAAGGCCAAGATTTGCCAAAAGGAAGTTTGATACCTGGGTTTCCGAATAAGCCAGGGGCAGAGGACTTTGGGAACTGAGAGGAGTGCTGTGATCAATCAACAATCCAGCCCAACGACTAGAAGACAGCTCCAGGGATTCTTAGGAGCTGCAGGGTTTTATCGAATATGGATCCCAGGGTACACGGAAATAGCAAAGCCGCTTTATCAAGCCCTTAAAGGGGCAGAGACTGCTCCATTTGATAGGGGAATGGAGCAACAGGGtgcttttgagaaaataaaagaactccTGGTTAGCGCCCCAGTCCTCGGCTTACCCGACCCCGATAAGCCTTTCTCCCTTTACGCCcatgaaaaggagaaagtagCCTTAGGAGTTCTGACTCAAGAAGTCGGACCATGGGAACGCCCAGTAGCCTACTTCTCCAAGCAAGTGGATAACATGGCAGCTGGATGGCCACCCTGCTTGCAGGCCATAGCAGCTGCTGTTTCCCTCCTCCAAGAAGCTGACAAACTCACCCTGGGGCAAGAAATTTGCTTATATATGCCGCACACTGTACACAGCCTCCTTGAAGGGCAGGGACATCGGTGGCTATCCAACCCCCAGCTTACCCAGTACCAGGGGATGCTGCAGGAAAACCCCCAAGTACGTCTAAAGGCAGTGTGCAAAATCAATCCAGCCACCTTCTTACCTGCAGAAACCGGGGAACCCGACCATGATTGTGAGGAGATCATGGATCAGATATATGCCAGCTGGCTAGATTTAAGAGACCAGCCATTGGCTCAGGGGGACCTCAACCTGTACACAGATGGGGGCAGTACCATAACTGAGAAGGGGGAGCAGATTGCCAGGTATGCAGTAACTACAAAAGACCAGATCCTTGAAGTGGagcctctgccctctgggtggTTGGCACAAAGGACAGAACTTTATGCCCTCATTCGAGCCCTGGAACTAAGCAAGGGAAAAAGGGTCAACATATACACTGACTCCAAGTATGCTTTTGCCACCCTCCACATACATAGGGCCATCTATAGAGAAAGAGGACTACTGACTgtcaaagggaaagaaataaaaaacaaaaccgaAATCCTCCCACTCCTGGAGGCCGTATGGAGTCCAGCTCAGATAGCAGTAATGCACTGTCAGGGACACACTAAGGGCAACGCAGAAAAGGCCATAGGGAACCAGCTCTTGGATCAGGCCGCAAAAGCTGCTTCTAAGAGACAAGACTCTCCAAAAGCTATAGTGGGCCCTTTGATCAGCTCCCCCTTAAACACCCAAGATTATCAGTCAGCTGAAGAACAATGGACCAGGCAGACTCGGGCATCCAGAACATCAGAAGGCCTGTGGTGGCTCTCTGAAGGATGA